CGCCGGGGAGACGGTGGTGCACGTGCTTGACGGCGCGGATCCGTCCGGCGGCTTAGCCCCGGGCGCGGACGTGGCGGGCGAGCTGGACTGGCCGCGTCGATTCGATCATATGCAGCAGCACACCGCGCAGCACCTGCTCTCGGCGGTCTTCCTCGATGTGCTCGCTGCCAAGACCGCCTCGGTGCACCTCGGCGAGTCTTCCACACTCGATCTCGACATCGCGCTCCTGGACGCGGACGCCGTACGGCGCGTCGAGGATGCGGCCAACCAGATCGTGTTCGAGAACCGCCCGGTGACGATTCGGTTCGTCGAGGCGGCCGACGCGGACGCGCTCGGGCTCCGCCGCCCCTCCGGTCGCACGGGGACGCTGCGTGTGATCGAAATCGCCGGGTGCGACCGGTCGGCATGTGGCGGGACGCACGTGCGAAGCACCGGCGAGCTCGGGCCGGTGTTGGTGCGCCGGTGGGAGCGCAGCCGTGGGCGTTTGCGGGCGGAGTTCTTGGCGGGGTGGCGGGCCGTCCGGGACTATCAATGGAAGCACGCGCTGGTCGGGGACTGGAGCGCCCGGCTGACCGTGCGTGACCGGGACCTCGGCGATGCGCTCGACCGGATCGTCGCTGAGAGCCGCGTGCACGAGCGTTCCCTGCAGGATGCACGCAAGCGCCTGTTGGCCTACGAGGCGGCAGAGCGTGTGGCCGCCCTCCCGGCCGGACCGGAGGGGCGCGTCCTCCGGCTGCTCTTCCCGGACCGGGACGGCGACGACGTCCGTGCGCTGCTGCGCGAGGTCACCGCGCTGACGCCGGCGGCCGTGGTGGCCGGCGTGACCGAGACCGGCCGCATCTGGTTCGCGCGCGCGCCGGGCGACGGGCCGGATCTCGCCGCGCTGCTGTCGCGCGTGGCTCGTGCAGTTGGCGGACGCGGGGGCGGCACAGCGGAGTTCGCGCAGGGTGCGGTTGCGGCCGGCGATACGGTGGCTCGCGTGCTCGCCGCCGCCGAGGAGGAGCTGCGCGGTGCCTGAGCTGCCCGAAGTGGAGACGGCGCGACGCAGCCTGGTGCGGGCCGTCGGCGAGAAGATCATCGACCGCGGCGCCGTGCTCCGGCCCGTTGCGGTGCGGACCCACACGCCGCAGGGATTCGCCCGCGCCGTGCGCGGCGCCGTTGTTGAGGACGTGGCCCGCCACGGCAAGGCGCTCTGGTTCATGCTGGGCCGCTGGGTGCTCGTGTTCCACTACAAGCTATGGGGCGTGATTCGGTTTCACGCGCAGGCACCGGAGACGGATAAGGGGGCGGCCCTGCTACTCGTGTTCACCGACGGTACTGCCCTGGAGTTCCGCGACCTCCAGTTGAGCTCGTTCCATCTCGTCAAGACCGGGACGCGTACGCTGCTCGACAATCTGGGCATCGAACCGCTCGCGCCGACGACCACCTTCGAGGTGTTCCGGCGCGCCCTCGGCCCCAAGGGCGCGGTCAAGGACCTGCTCTGTGATCAGGAGCGGATCGCCGGGATTGGTAACCTGTGGGCGCACGAGATCCTGTTTCGCGCCCGCATTCGCCCGGACCGCAAGGTGGAGTCGCTGACCCCGACCGAGGCGCGGACGTTATACCGGATCACGCGGGAGACCCTCCGCCAGGCCGTGGAGGCCGGTGGTGAGCCGGAGTTTCAAGACGCGTTCGGCCGAGCGGGTCGGTATCGTCTCGCGGTCTACGGCGCCGCCGGCAAGCCGTGCCCCGTGTGCGGCACGAAGGTTCTCGGCGGGCGCTTCCACGGACGTCCAACGTTCTACTGCCCATCCTGCCAGCGCTGAGCCACGCTATCAGCCTCGATCGCGCCGTCACCGCGAGCCCGCCTGCCGAAGGACGCAAACCGTGAGAGACTGTCTTCGCAATATTGTGGGAGTTCTCAAAGAATAGCGTCGTAAGTTTCATTACGCTCACCAATCGGGCGCTCACCTGATGGCATCTGCGGATCATAAGAAGTATCATCAGCGCACACGGTCGGTCATCTGGAGGATCACAGATGCTGTCACAAGTTGGCAAGAGTCAACCCGGGATGATCAACGGTCGTGTCCACGGCGGTGCCCTCGGAGTGCACGAGCACGGCCGTGCGCCGCTGGAGCGGCGGGATACGTCCCCGGAGGGCGCGGCGCGGCGGGCCAGGTTCGAGGAGTCGCTGGAGTTACTGCGTGCGTTGGGGCTCTCCCCCTTTGCGATCGAACACTATAGGCGGTTGGCCCGCAAGACTCGGAAGCTGCCGCACGAGCTTGTGCGCACCCTCGTGGAGGAAACGGCCGAGCAGCCGGACATCCTGACCCTGATTGGCGTGAACGCCGGGCGTCCGGCGTAGCCAGCACGCGATCCACGGGTCTGACACGCGAACGCCGTCCCCGATCACGGTTCGCACGCGGGTAACAGGAAGCCGCGCGCTCTTCGCAAAATGCCTCTTCTTGTGGGGTGACGGCGGCATCCCGTTGGCCGACACTCTCCGAACGTCGTCCCAGCAAGGGAGGCGCACATGGCGCGCTCGAGCCCACCGACCGTGGATGCGACGCGGCTCACGGACCTCATAGCCGATCTCGTTCGCATCCCGTCGGTAAACCCCATGCTCGTGCGGGGTGGCGCCGGCGAGGGGGCGATCGCTGCCCACCTCGCGGATGTGTGCCGGCGCCTCGGGATGACCGTGACGGTCGAGGACGCGGCTCCCGGACGTCCCAACGTCGTCGCGGTGCTGCCGGGGTCCGATCCCGCCGGCGGCCGCCGTCTGCTGCTGAACGGGCACATGGACACCGTCGGACTGGCGGGGATGCAGGCGCCATTCACGCCCGAGATCCGCGCGGCCCGTCTGTACGGCCGCGGTGCCTTCGACATGAAGGCGAGCCTCGCGGCGATGGTCGCCGCCGTCGCCGCGTTCCGCTCGACTGGCCGGACGTTGCTCGGAGACATCGTGCTGACATTCGTGTCGGACGAGGAGCACTTGAGCGTCGGCACTGCGGCAATCGCCGGCCGGGTCAGTGCCGATGCCGCGATCGTGACCGAGCCGACGGGGCTCGCAATCTGTGTTGCGCACAAAGGCTTTCTGTGGGCGACGATTCGGACGGAAGGCCGCGCGGCCCACGGCAGCAACTACGGTGTCGGGGTGGACGCCATCGCTCGCATGGGCCGCGTGCTCGCGCGGCTGGAACTGCTCGAGCGCGACGTGCTCCCGCGGCGGACCCATCCGCTCCTCGGCCGTCCCTCGCTGCACGCGTCCCTGATCCAGGGCGGCGAAGGCCTGAGTACGTACCCCCCGTCCTGCGAACTGGCATTGGAACGCCGCACGCTGCCGAACGAGACCGACGATGCGGTTCGGGCGGAACTACAGGGTATTTTGGACTCGCTGCGCGAGCGGGATTCGACATTCCAGGCGTCACTGCGCGTGTGCGGCGCGCGCCCCGGGCTGGAGGCGGACCGCGGCGTCGGTGTTGTGCCCGCGCTACACCGGGCGTGCGTGACCGTGCGCGGAGAGGAGCCGGCGTACACCGGCGCAGCGTTTTGGACCGACGCGGCCCTGCTCGCGGGCGCCGGAGTGCCGACCGTGCTCTTCGGCCCGGCAGGGGACGGAGCGCACGCAGATGTGGAGTACGTCGATCTGCCGTCGGCCGTGGCGTGCGCCCAGGTGCTCGTCAACACGATCGACGAGTTTTGCGGGAGCGAGCGGGCGTCCGCGTAGCGCCGCCTCGGACGTGCGTCTGCTCACGTTCTTGTCGGATTTCGGGAGTTGGTCGCCGTATCCGGCGGCGATGAAGGGCGCGGCAGCGGGCGGTAACGCTGTGTTCGTTGACATTTCGCACGATGTCCCGCGCCACGACATCCGGGCGGGCGCATACCTGCTCTGGTCTGCGGCGCCCGCGTTTCCGCCCGGCACCGTCCACTGCGCGGTTGTCGATCCGGGGGTCGGTGGCGCGCGGGCGGCGCTCGCCGTCGCGTCGGGCGGCCACGTCTTCGTGGGCCCCGATAACGGCCTGCTGATCCCGGCCGCCCGGCGGCTAGGAGCCCCGCGCGTATTTCGTCTCATCGCCAGCCCCGGTGGGGATACCGTCGTCTCCTCGACGTTTCACGGACGCGACGTGTTCGCCCCTGCGGCCGCGCGTCTCGCCGCGGGCGAGGCGGTCGAGACGATCGCGCGTCCGGTCGACGACTTCACCGATCTGGTATTTCCCGCCGGGCGGCGCCGCGGGCGCCGGCTTGAGGGCGAGGTCCTTTGGGTGGACCCGTTCGGCAACCTGATCACGACGATTCCCGGCGGGTTGTTCGCGGACATAGCCGCGAACGGCGCCGTTCGGGTGCACGTAGGTGCCGGCTCGATGACCGCGACCGTGGGAAAGACATTCGGCGCCGTCCCTCGCGGGAAGGCAGTCGCCTATGTCGGGAGTGACGGCGTCGTCGAGGTCGCGATTAACCAGGGAAGCGCGGCCGCGCTCACGGAGGCCGTTGCCGGGGCGCGCGTGAGCATCGGGCCCATCTGAACACGCCGTGCTCCCATCCGTTCGGTGCAGCCGGGCGAAGAATACAGTGGAGGCGGCGACGCCGGGCGTTCCCACGATTTTCGGCGATGGGTGCCTATCACCGGGACCGTTTCATCGACGGCAGACACGGTACGATCGGTCGGGTGGGTCGGCGTACTCGCTCGCCCGCGGGCGATGCACGGCGGTCGCCGCGAGAATCACGGCTTGCCGGCGCGGATTATGAATGGTAGCGTGGTGTAATAGCGGCGCCGCCGGCCATCCGGCGGCTGCCGATTATCCGCCGTTGGGGGGAGCAGTGCATGAAGCGTTTCCGTGTCCTGTCCGCTGTGCTCATCGGAGCCGTCGCCGTCATGCTGGCGATGCCGGGGGCGCCCAGAGCGGAGGCGGCGGATGCACAGTTTGTGTTGGCGGCGCTCCGCACGCTGGAGGCACACTACGTGGACCCGCTCTCCGCCCCCACGATGCTCAACGCCGCCTTGGACAGCGCTCGGGACCAGTCCCATGCCGCGTCGTTCGGCGGACCGATCCCGGCAGACGCGGACGCCGCCGAGGCCGCCCGGTTGTTCACGCAGCGGTTCGACGAGATCCTGAGCCAGGCGCACGGAGAACACGCGTCCACGGAAGTCGCCTACGCGGCGGTCGCGGGCATGCTCGATAGTCTCCACGACTCCCACACCGCGTTCATACCGCCCTCCGTGTACCAGGAGGAGCAGCGGCGCGAGGACGGGGACGCGGCGTTTACCGGGATCGGGATTGAGCTGCTGGCCCGTAACGGCAGCTTCTACGTGAGCGAAGTGTATCCCGACAGCCCAGCCAGCGTCGCTGGGGTGCGCACGTTCGACCGGGTCGTCGCCGTGGACGGACAGGCGACCAGCGGTCTCGCGGACGACGCCGTCAGTGCCATGGTCCGCGGCGCCGCGGGATCTTCCGTGGTGTTGACCGTGGATCGTCCTGGCCAGACCGGTTCCATCGACTTGCGTGTCACGCGCGCGCCCATCCACGTGCCCCGCGTGACCAGCCGCATGCTGGACGACGGCATCGGGTACGTGAAGATCTACGAATTCGTGCAGGGGACCGGGGCCGCGTTCCGCGAGGCGATCTTCGGGCTCCGGCGCAGCGGCATGCGCGCGATGGTCCTGGATCTCCGAGGGAATCCGGGCGGCCTCGTGGACGAGCTCAGGGATGTCTCGGCCGCGCTGCTTCCCCAGCGCTCGCCGTTCATCCGGTTGCGTACGCGCAGTGGCCGCGACATGCTGCTCGAGACGTCCGATCCGCCGATCGTGCCGGCTACGACGCCCCTCGTGGTGCTCGTGGACGAGGGAACGGGATCCGCGGCCGAGCTGCTGACCGCGGCGCTGCAGGAGCAGTCGCGCGCCGTGGTCACCGGCGCGCGGACCGCTGGTGCGGTCGAGATCGGCATCACGGTGGACCTTCCGGAGGGCGCCGGCATGGCCATCACGGTCGCCCGTGTGTGGAGCGGTCACGGCGCACGGCTCGAGGGGCACGGCGTGACGCCGGACGACCCCGAAGCGCTGTCGACCGACGCGATGAACCTGGGGCACGATAGCCAGCTCGACAAAGCGCTCGAGACACTACGGACGAGGCTTGGCTCGGGCGCGGGGTTCCGGCCGGTCCCGGCCCTATCTGCACACGCGGCGTAGGTGGTTCCGTTCGGATCGTGACCGCTCCCTTCGAGTGCGAGGTGCGGTTTCTGATTCCCGACATCGAGGCGTTTCGGGCACGGCTGCGGGTGCTCGGGGCGAGCAGCGAGGAACGATACGCGTTCACCGATCACTACGTCCGCCCGACACACTGGTCGTGGGACGCCCGGACGCATGCGCTACGCGTTCGAGAGTGGCAGGAGCCCGTCCGAGAGAGCGAGTTGTTGCTGACCCGCATCGAGATCGTCCACGCCGGCGGGCTGACGTGCAAACGCTCGTTGCTCCCCGACGGCAAGCTCCGGTTACACCACGGCACGGTCCAGGAGTGCATGAGGGTCTGCGAGATCTTGGGGTTCACGCGATGGCTGGACGTGGTCAAGTCGCAGTGCGGGATCTGCGATCTTCCCGGGCTCGGTAAGGCCATCTACGAACACGTCGAGGGCCTCGGCTGGGCGAGCGAAGTTGAGGTCGAGGGCACCGATCCCGCCGCCGCGCTTGCGCGCATCCGCGACAAGCTCGCCTCACTGGGCGTGCCGGCGGCCGCGGCGACCGATACGCCGATGGCCGTGCTCGTGGCGGAACGCCTCGGCCTGCTCCCAGCGTCTACCCGATAGTTCTGCCTTCCGCGGCCGGCGCGCGACGCGTCCGGGTTTGCACGTCGCGGGTGGTGTGCTACGCTGAAGTGCCGGGGCCCGGCGGGAACGTACCGATTCGGATCCGGGGTTTGAGAGGAGAGAGCATGCGCATTGCGGCGGGCGTCGTACTCGGAATCGCCCTCGTCGGGGCGATCGTCTACTCGACAGTAGCCGGCACGTACAACCGGCTCGTGCAGGCCAATCAACAGGTCAACGCGGCGCAGGCCGAGGTGGAGACGCAGCTCCAGAGGCGGTTCGATCTCGTGCCCAATCTGGTCGAGGCGACCCGGGCGACGCTCACGCAGGAGCGCGCGGTGTTCGGTGCGATCGCGCAGGCGCGCACGCACTACGCGGGCACGCAGGCCGGCACGCCCGAACGTGTCGAGGCGGCGAACCAGTACGAGGGCGCCATTGCGCGCCTGCTCGTGATCGTCGAGAACTATCCGGTGCTGCGGAGCAACGACACGGTGCAGGCGCTGATGCGCCAGCTCGCATCGACGGAGAATGAGGTCGCGTTCGCGCGCCGCGGGTACAACGCGTCCGTGCAAGCGTACGACACGATGATTCAGTCGTTTCCGACCACGGTGATCGCCGGCAGCCTCGGGTTTCATCCGCGGCCCTACTTCCAGGCGCAGCCCGGCGCGGAGCAGGCCCCACGCGTCAATCTCACGCCCCAGCCCTGAACATGGTCGCCTCGCGCAAACGCCCGCGTGCGGGGTGGCGGCGCGTTGCGGCCGCGTTGGCGGTGTGCGGCGCGGTCTGGGCGTGGGCGGCGCTCCCGGCGGCGGGTGCGCCGGGGTTTCCTCGTCCCACCGGGTATGTGAACGACTTCGCGCACCTCCTGGATCCGGCCGCGCGAAGCGCGCTTGACGCGCGGCTGGCCGCGTACGACCAGGGGACAGGCAACCAGATCGCCGTGGCGATTTTCGCGGACCTAGGCGGCGTCCCGATCAACGACTTTGCCGCGCAATTGGAGGAGGCTTGGAAGGTCGGGCGCAAGGGCAAGGACAACGGCCTGCTGCTGCTGATCGCGCTCCGAGAGCGCGAGGTGCGGATCGAGGTCGGGTACGGACTCGAGAGCAAGATCACGGACGCCGACGCTGGCGCGATCATCCGGGATGAGATCGCGCCTGCGTTCCGCGACGCGCGCTACGCCGACGGGTTGAACGCGGCGGTGAACGCCCTGCAGGGTCTGATCGGCGGCGCGTCGTCCGGAGCGCCAGGCGTGCCCGGCGCGCCCTCCGCCGTGACGCCGCAGCCGGCGCGCAGCGCGGGGGGCGGTATCGGGTTGCTTCCCGTGGCGCTGTTCGTCGCGTTCCTCATAATCTCGTCGGTGCTCGGCCGTCGTCAGGCGAGACGGTGCCCGCGGTGCGGCACGCCGCTCGTACCGTCGGCCCCGGTTCAGGCGCATAGCGTCGGAGCGGTGCAGGTCTGGGCGTGTCCGCGCTGCGGCTACCGGGAGAAGCACGTATCGCGAGGCGCAGGGTCGGGGATGTTGGTCCCTTGGGTCGTGGGTCCCGGCGTCGGATGGGGCAGCGGCGGGTTCTCGGGCGGCGGCGGGTTTGGCGGGTTCGGCGGCGGCGCCTCGGGTGGCGGCGGCGCTACGGGAGGCTGGTGACCGTGGAGCGGCATCCTCACCGCGCGTTGAGCCGCGTGGAGAAAGCGCGCCTCCGGTCGGTCGTCGAGGAGATCGAACGCGATACCGGCGTCGAGATCGCCGCGTTGATCGTGCCGCACGTGGACGAGGTCGAGGCGTTCGCGACCACGTACTTCAACCACCTCGGTGTCGGCAAGCGCGGGCGCGACAACGGCATCCTCGTGCTCGTCGTCGTGGACCGCCGTCTCGTCCGCATCGAGGTGGGACGGGGGCTCCAGGCTGTCGTTACCCACGAGACGGCCGAGCGGATCATCGCGGACATCATGGTCCCGCAGTTGCGTCACGGACGACTCGGTGAGGCCGTCGTGCGCGCCGTGGAAGCGCTGGGGCACGTCGTGCGGACGTCGCCCTCGCCGCCTCCGACCGGATGAACGGCCAGGCTCCGCGTTCGCTGCACGGCTCCGCGTTTGTCGCGCTCGTCGTCGCGGCGCTCGCCCTTGCCGTGGGTGCGTGGACGGCGACCACCTATAACCGCCTTGTTCAGGCGCGCCAGGCCGTCGACACGCAGTGGGCGCAGGTCGAGGTCCAATACCAGCGGCGCGTGGATCTTATCCCCGCACTCGTGGCTGCGCTACGGGGGTATCTGGCCCAGGAGCGCACGGTGCTTGACGCTGTGGCCCGGGCGCGCGCGGCGTACCTGGCGACACCCTCCGGCTCGCCGGATCGCGTTCGCGCGGCGGACGCGCTCCAGCAGCCGCTCGGACGGCTCGTCGCGGTCGTTGAGGCGTCGCCGGTGCTCCGCAGCAACGACACCGTGGCCGGGCTCATGGACGAACTGGCGGGCACCGAAAATCGGATCGCCGTCGAGCGGCGCCGCTACAACGACCGCGTCTTGACGTACGACACCCTGGTGCTGAAGGTGCCGTCGTCGCTGATCGCGGCCGCCGCCGGGTTTCGGCTGCGCCCCTACTTCGAAGCGGCGTCGGGAGCCGCCTCGCCGCCGCCCGTCACGCTTCCGTCCCGCTAGCCGGGGCGATCCAGACCTGCGCAGCCGCGTCCCTGGGAACGGTTCGGCGGATGCCGTTCGTCCGCACGATCAATGGTCCTCGGGGGGTGGCGGAGGCTTCGACGCTCACCTCGACCCCGAGTCGCAGTCCGGTGGCGAGCGAGATCTTGAGCAGATCCGTGCGCTCTTCGGGAAGTGCCGTCACGCGTCCGGGCAGTTGCGGCGCAAGCGTCGCGAGCGTCCTGTCCCGACGCGGAGCGAGCACGCCGTCTCGACCGGGGATCGGGTGCCCGTGCGGACACGTCGCGGGATGACCGAGCACGTCGTCGAGGCGAGTCTCGACCTGCGGGCTGATGACATGCTCCATCTTGCACGCTTCGTCGTACACGTCCTGGAGGTCCATCTTGAGCACGTCGGTCAGCAACCGCTCCGCAAGCCGGAGGCGGCGTACGACCTGCGTGGCGATGCCCAGCCCCGTGCCGGTCAGCCGCGTGCCTTCGTCGGACCCTTCCAAGTATCCGAGGTGCTCGAGCCGCTTCAGCATCTCCGAGGCCGACGGGGCTGAGACGCCCATCGCCTCGGCCACCCGCGAGGTCGTGACGCGGTGACCGGCCTGGGCGAGCGTGAGCACGCTCTTCAGATACATCTCGATGCGTTCGACCTTGGCGATGTCGTGGGTGGTCATGGTGTCACCGTGGAGTAATGTTACCTTCGCCGGGCGCGAGTCCTGCTGGCCGCCGGGCGCGTGGTCCTCCGCGGACGTCGTCTCACAATTCTTGACAGGGCATGAGGGGTTGGCTAGCCTAACGGTGATGCTCCAACTGGCCGGGATCGTCCGGACCCTCGCGCTCGCACTTTGGATCGGCGGCATGGCGGTGCTCGACTTCGTCGATGCACCGGCCCGCTTTGCGTTGCTCGATCGGAACCAGGCGGTACGCCTCGGCCAGATGATGTTCGAGCGGTTCAACCGGATCGAGCTCGCGCTCGCCCTGGTAACGCTCGCCGCGGCGCTGCTGGCACAGAGCGCCCGGTGGACAATCTGGCTGCTGGTGGTTATGCTCGCGGTGGTGGTGGCGCAGGCGACGTATCTGACGCCGGCAATCACACGCCTCGCGCACGGCCTGGATTTCGTTCATCGCGCCCCGCACGATCCCCGGTACGCGGCGATCCGACCGCTCCACACGGCCTATGCCGTGCTCGAGATCGTCCTGTTCGCTGCGGGGATCATCGTGCTCGCTGTCTGGGCGCGCCCAGGACGCCGTTAGCCGTCGCGCCGATGCGTGTGGCGTGGCTGGTCGAATGCGGGCGCATGGCCTACGGCGAGGCGTGGGCGCTGCAGCGTACGGTGCTGGCGGCGCGCCAGGCGGAACAG
This genomic window from bacterium contains:
- a CDS encoding alanyl-tRNA editing protein, translating into MTERLYYSDAYLRAFTARVTGVISPGDGGRGGVVLDRTAFYPTSGGQPHDTGTLGGHRVVDVVDAGETVVHVLDGADPSGGLAPGADVAGELDWPRRFDHMQQHTAQHLLSAVFLDVLAAKTASVHLGESSTLDLDIALLDADAVRRVEDAANQIVFENRPVTIRFVEAADADALGLRRPSGRTGTLRVIEIAGCDRSACGGTHVRSTGELGPVLVRRWERSRGRLRAEFLAGWRAVRDYQWKHALVGDWSARLTVRDRDLGDALDRIVAESRVHERSLQDARKRLLAYEAAERVAALPAGPEGRVLRLLFPDRDGDDVRALLREVTALTPAAVVAGVTETGRIWFARAPGDGPDLAALLSRVARAVGGRGGGTAEFAQGAVAAGDTVARVLAAAEEELRGA
- a CDS encoding DNA-formamidopyrimidine glycosylase family protein, coding for MPELPEVETARRSLVRAVGEKIIDRGAVLRPVAVRTHTPQGFARAVRGAVVEDVARHGKALWFMLGRWVLVFHYKLWGVIRFHAQAPETDKGAALLLVFTDGTALEFRDLQLSSFHLVKTGTRTLLDNLGIEPLAPTTTFEVFRRALGPKGAVKDLLCDQERIAGIGNLWAHEILFRARIRPDRKVESLTPTEARTLYRITRETLRQAVEAGGEPEFQDAFGRAGRYRLAVYGAAGKPCPVCGTKVLGGRFHGRPTFYCPSCQR
- a CDS encoding M20/M25/M40 family metallo-hydrolase gives rise to the protein MARSSPPTVDATRLTDLIADLVRIPSVNPMLVRGGAGEGAIAAHLADVCRRLGMTVTVEDAAPGRPNVVAVLPGSDPAGGRRLLLNGHMDTVGLAGMQAPFTPEIRAARLYGRGAFDMKASLAAMVAAVAAFRSTGRTLLGDIVLTFVSDEEHLSVGTAAIAGRVSADAAIVTEPTGLAICVAHKGFLWATIRTEGRAAHGSNYGVGVDAIARMGRVLARLELLERDVLPRRTHPLLGRPSLHASLIQGGEGLSTYPPSCELALERRTLPNETDDAVRAELQGILDSLRERDSTFQASLRVCGARPGLEADRGVGVVPALHRACVTVRGEEPAYTGAAFWTDAALLAGAGVPTVLFGPAGDGAHADVEYVDLPSAVACAQVLVNTIDEFCGSERASA
- a CDS encoding SAM-dependent chlorinase/fluorinase, producing MRLLTFLSDFGSWSPYPAAMKGAAAGGNAVFVDISHDVPRHDIRAGAYLLWSAAPAFPPGTVHCAVVDPGVGGARAALAVASGGHVFVGPDNGLLIPAARRLGAPRVFRLIASPGGDTVVSSTFHGRDVFAPAAARLAAGEAVETIARPVDDFTDLVFPAGRRRGRRLEGEVLWVDPFGNLITTIPGGLFADIAANGAVRVHVGAGSMTATVGKTFGAVPRGKAVAYVGSDGVVEVAINQGSAAALTEAVAGARVSIGPI
- a CDS encoding S41 family peptidase; the protein is MKRFRVLSAVLIGAVAVMLAMPGAPRAEAADAQFVLAALRTLEAHYVDPLSAPTMLNAALDSARDQSHAASFGGPIPADADAAEAARLFTQRFDEILSQAHGEHASTEVAYAAVAGMLDSLHDSHTAFIPPSVYQEEQRREDGDAAFTGIGIELLARNGSFYVSEVYPDSPASVAGVRTFDRVVAVDGQATSGLADDAVSAMVRGAAGSSVVLTVDRPGQTGSIDLRVTRAPIHVPRVTSRMLDDGIGYVKIYEFVQGTGAAFREAIFGLRRSGMRAMVLDLRGNPGGLVDELRDVSAALLPQRSPFIRLRTRSGRDMLLETSDPPIVPATTPLVVLVDEGTGSAAELLTAALQEQSRAVVTGARTAGAVEIGITVDLPEGAGMAITVARVWSGHGARLEGHGVTPDDPEALSTDAMNLGHDSQLDKALETLRTRLGSGAGFRPVPALSAHAA
- a CDS encoding LemA family protein, producing MRIAAGVVLGIALVGAIVYSTVAGTYNRLVQANQQVNAAQAEVETQLQRRFDLVPNLVEATRATLTQERAVFGAIAQARTHYAGTQAGTPERVEAANQYEGAIARLLVIVENYPVLRSNDTVQALMRQLASTENEVAFARRGYNASVQAYDTMIQSFPTTVIAGSLGFHPRPYFQAQPGAEQAPRVNLTPQP
- a CDS encoding TPM domain-containing protein, which produces MVASRKRPRAGWRRVAAALAVCGAVWAWAALPAAGAPGFPRPTGYVNDFAHLLDPAARSALDARLAAYDQGTGNQIAVAIFADLGGVPINDFAAQLEEAWKVGRKGKDNGLLLLIALREREVRIEVGYGLESKITDADAGAIIRDEIAPAFRDARYADGLNAAVNALQGLIGGASSGAPGVPGAPSAVTPQPARSAGGGIGLLPVALFVAFLIISSVLGRRQARRCPRCGTPLVPSAPVQAHSVGAVQVWACPRCGYREKHVSRGAGSGMLVPWVVGPGVGWGSGGFSGGGGFGGFGGGASGGGGATGGW
- a CDS encoding TPM domain-containing protein, translating into MERHPHRALSRVEKARLRSVVEEIERDTGVEIAALIVPHVDEVEAFATTYFNHLGVGKRGRDNGILVLVVVDRRLVRIEVGRGLQAVVTHETAERIIADIMVPQLRHGRLGEAVVRAVEALGHVVRTSPSPPPTG
- a CDS encoding LemA family protein produces the protein MNGQAPRSLHGSAFVALVVAALALAVGAWTATTYNRLVQARQAVDTQWAQVEVQYQRRVDLIPALVAALRGYLAQERTVLDAVARARAAYLATPSGSPDRVRAADALQQPLGRLVAVVEASPVLRSNDTVAGLMDELAGTENRIAVERRRYNDRVLTYDTLVLKVPSSLIAAAAGFRLRPYFEAASGAASPPPVTLPSR
- a CDS encoding metal-dependent transcriptional regulator, which gives rise to MTTHDIAKVERIEMYLKSVLTLAQAGHRVTTSRVAEAMGVSAPSASEMLKRLEHLGYLEGSDEGTRLTGTGLGIATQVVRRLRLAERLLTDVLKMDLQDVYDEACKMEHVISPQVETRLDDVLGHPATCPHGHPIPGRDGVLAPRRDRTLATLAPQLPGRVTALPEERTDLLKISLATGLRLGVEVSVEASATPRGPLIVRTNGIRRTVPRDAAAQVWIAPASGTEA
- a CDS encoding DUF4149 domain-containing protein → MASLTVMLQLAGIVRTLALALWIGGMAVLDFVDAPARFALLDRNQAVRLGQMMFERFNRIELALALVTLAAALLAQSARWTIWLLVVMLAVVVAQATYLTPAITRLAHGLDFVHRAPHDPRYAAIRPLHTAYAVLEIVLFAAGIIVLAVWARPGRR